TGTGTCATTCACTGTTATTTTTATCGCGATATTTTTTGCGATCGCAGATTATGGCATAGCGGCACTACTTAATTTAATTACGAGGTAAGTCAACAAATTTACGAAAATATGATTCCGTCAGAGGAGGGAAGGACGTCACAGTCCTGAACAATCATGGAGAAGAAATGGTATGTAGTTCACACCTATTCCGGATATGAAAATAAAGTCAAAACAAACTTGGAAAAGCGTGTGGAATCAATGGGAATGGCGGATAAAATTTTTCGCGTCATCGTCCCTGTAGAAGAAGAAACAGAAATAAAAGATGGTAAGTCTAAGCAAGTCACGAAGAAAGTCTTTCCAGGTTATGTTATCGTGGAAATGGTGATGACTGATGACTCATGGTATGTTGTGCGGAATACTCCTGGGGTCACTGGTTTCATCGGATCTTCTGGTGGAGGAGCAAAACCGACACCGTTACTCCCCGAAGAGGTGGATGCGATACTCCGTCAAATGGGAGTAGAAGCACCGAAACCTGATGTTGAATTTGAATTAAAAGAATCGGTCAAGGTAAAAGAAGGACCATTTGCAAACTTTATCGGAACGATCGAAACGATTTCCGCCGAAAAACAAAAACTAAAAGTGCATGTTAACATGTTTGGACGTGAGACACCGGTCGAACTAGAATTTAACCAGGTTGAAAAAATCTGATTCATTTTATAAAAGCTTCTTGCTATCTTGTGTGTGAAGTGATAAAATTTGAATGTTGTTAATTAGCGTGGACTAACTGTTCACGTTTTTTCCTGCAAATAAGCAGGGCTATTGAGTGGGAGAGCAAACAAGCTCGGTTTACCACATCACGGACTTAAGGAGGTGTGTCTCGTGGCTAAAAAGGTCATTAAAGTAGTTAAATTACAAATTCCTGCTGGAAAAGCTAATCCGGCGCCGCCAGTTGGACCGGCACTAGGTCAAGCAGGTATTAATATTATGGGATTCTGTAAGGAATTTAACGCGCAAACGCAAGAACAAGCGGGCTTAATTATTCCTGTAGAAATCACGGTATTCGAAGACCGTTCTTTTACATTTATTACAAAAACCCCGCCTGCAGCTGTGCTTTTAAAGAAAGCAGCTGGTATTGAAACGGCTTCTGGTGAGCCGAACAAAAACAAGGTGGCAACACTAAAGCGTGATAAAGTAA
The Salipaludibacillus sp. LMS25 DNA segment above includes these coding regions:
- the nusG gene encoding transcription termination/antitermination protein NusG, which produces MEKKWYVVHTYSGYENKVKTNLEKRVESMGMADKIFRVIVPVEEETEIKDGKSKQVTKKVFPGYVIVEMVMTDDSWYVVRNTPGVTGFIGSSGGGAKPTPLLPEEVDAILRQMGVEAPKPDVEFELKESVKVKEGPFANFIGTIETISAEKQKLKVHVNMFGRETPVELEFNQVEKI
- the rplK gene encoding 50S ribosomal protein L11, producing MAKKVIKVVKLQIPAGKANPAPPVGPALGQAGINIMGFCKEFNAQTQEQAGLIIPVEITVFEDRSFTFITKTPPAAVLLKKAAGIETASGEPNKNKVATLKRDKVKEIAETKMPDLNAADVEAAMRMVEGTARSMGIVIED